Within the Marixanthomonas sp. SCSIO 43207 genome, the region AATAACGTTTTAAACCTAAGCGATTGTAAACTCTATTTTCAAAATCAAAAGGATAATACACATAATACCCTAATTGTGACACAAACGCTACTTTATTAAACCGAAGTTCGTGCCCTATAAACAACCCAACTCGCTTATAATCTTCATCACCAGATAAATTATACTCTGGAAACGCGATGGACTGATAGTAAATTAATTCTTTTAAAAAATGTGCAAAAAACACATCAACTCCTGCTTGAAATGTGCTTTCGTAATTAATACGTTTGTCTACAAATGCAGAGACAACATAAAATGGATATTGCCCTTGACCTATTACGTCACTTTCATTCCACCCGAAACGAAATGCAAAGTTGTATTTTAATTTTTCGGCATGTGAAGAGCTTGGTGGATCATCTTTTACAATATATTCAGGAAACTCTTCGTGATCTACCAAATAACTAAGACCAACATTAAAGGCCCAAGTATTTGTACTGTTATTAGGTGCTCTCAAATTGGCATTTGAATAGTGAATAATAGAAAAACCAGCGTGAAAGCCTAACCCTTTATAAAGGTTTTCTTTTACATAGTTGGCTTTTAAAAAGGTGGTGCTTAAAAAGCGGGTTCCGTAGGCATTGTTTATATAATTTGTCTCCCTATCATAAGGATTGGTTGTATAAGCAACTCCTTGACCTAATCGTATTACTAAGTTTCTATTAAAAAAATACCAATTGTAATGCCCATACAATCCATAATTTTCACCCAAATATTGGTTTTTCATATTTTGGTAAGTGAATGTAAAACCCCAATCTGGATATTGGTATCGACGCTCCCACTCATTAAATCCATATGTTTTTCTGTTATAGGTAAGTATAAGCCCTCGAGGATGGCCGGTAATTAAATGAGCAATGTCTGGATTGTGTTCTAGAATACTTCCGTAAAGATAATCGGCTTCAAGAGAGAATGGTTTTAGCTTTTTTTCTTGTGAAAAGATCACACAACAGTTTAAAGCTAGAAAAAAGAGAAAAAAGTATTTCATATTTTTAAACGAAGCATAAATATACATTAATCCCTAAATATTAACCTACCCGTAAACAATTCTTCTACCTCAACAATAGGTGGACGATTTACTGAAATCACATCTCCTGTTCCTTGAATTACACCTCTTATTTCATCAATAGGATGCACGATCATTTTGTTTGCACTTCGTTGTCTAATGTTTAATGTGTCAATTTTAAAACCTTCTCCCTCAAACCTCGGGAACTCATCACTAAAAACTAAAGAAGCATTTTCTGAACTTCCTGAAATGTAAAAAACACTTTGCCCGTTTGCCGAAACCGAAAACTCATCACAGGTAATATTTAAATAAAAATCACCACTTTTGCGAGCGTTTACAACGCCTCCAGTACTATTGCTTATTAATGCAAGAGATGAAAACTGTAAATTTCCAACGCTTTTCACATCTCTTGATGATGCATTTCTTATTTCGGTGATATTGGGAGTAGTGACTATCACTTGAACATTATCATAATCACGTACCAAATTACATTTATTATTATTTTTAACCACCAAGGTTTCGCTTTCTATAGCTACGGAAATATCGGGAAGAAGGTTTTTTCCGGTTTTAATAATTACTTGTTGAATAGCGCCTTGTTTTAACTGTAATGCAACATCGTTTTCAATTCGTATTTTACTGAAACTATCAACTACAAACTCCTCAACAACACGATCACCAACCGTTTGAAAGCAATCTGGAGCATTTTCTGAATTGCACGAGACTATTATCAAAAACAAACCGAATATGTATAAAAACTTTTTCATTGTTTATATTCTTAACCCTATTCCAAATTCTACCCCTTCTACTTTTGCTCCGTGTGATTTTAAAGTTGACACACCAAATATCTTATTGGTTATGTAATATTTTAATCCGGCGCGTATGTAGGTTCTTCCTTCAAAATCGTATGGATAATAGGCATAATACCCAAATTGTGAAACCACTGCCAGCTTATTCAAAGTAAGTTCGTGACCAAGAAATATGCCTACTCGTTTATAATCTTCATCACCACTAAGAGAACGATCAAGACCTGATGCTACTAAATATTCTATTTCTTTTTCTAAAAATTCAGAAAAGAAAACGTCTGCTCCTACTTGAAATTTACTTTTGTAACTCACTCGCTTGTCCAAAAATGTGGATACCACTAAAAAAGGATGTTGTCCTAACCCTACATAATCACTTTCGTTAATTCCGCTACGTAAAACCACATTAAAGTGAATAGGTTCGGTTATAGTTTTATCAACGACATCTGTGATGTATTCAGCAGTTTCAGATTCAAATTCATATTGTAAACCTATATTAAATGTAAATGAATTGGTACTAGAATTGGGTGCTTTAAAGTTTCCGTTGGAATAATGAATGAGAGCTATTCCGGCATTTAGCCCAATATTTTTGAACAAATTTTCTTTGTTGTAATTAAGCAAAAGATAGGTTGAACTAAGCAGTTGGGTTCCGTAAGCATTGTTTTTAAAATTTGTCTCTAAATCAAACGGATTGGTAGTATAGGCGATTCCTTGTGCAATTCTAAACATGACATTTCGCCTAAAAAAATAGAAATTTAAATGACCATATAAACCGTAATTTTCACCTAAAATATCATTACCAGGGTTTTGATGCAACATAGAAAAACCCCAATCTGGAAAATTATATTCTCTGTGCCATCGCTTTGAGCCAAAGGTTTTTTTATTGTATCCCAAAATAAATCCCTGTGGATGATTGGTTACCAAATGAGCAATATCTTTATTGTGGCGTACAATTGTGCCGTAAAAGTAATTTGCATCAATAAAATAATCTGTTGCTGGCTCTTCTTGTGAAAGCACAAAAAAAGGTGCTAAAAGAACAATAATGGACAGTTTTAGTTTCATTGCGGGCAAAGTAACGCAATTTTTCAGTTTTAAAAGGGTAAGTTTTTTAAATCTACATTTCCGCCAGAAATTATAATTCCTACTTTTTTTGAATTAAAAAACGCTTTTCTTTTAAGCACAGCTGCCAAAGGTACTGCCGAAGAAGGCTCTACAACTATCTTCATTCGTTCCCAAATGAGTTGCATAGCTTGTTTAATTTCTAGTTCATCAACACGTATTATGTCAGAAACCAATTTTTTAATGATTGGAAAGTTTTGATCTCCTAGATTGGTTCGTAAACCATCTGCGATTGTATGTGTTGTTTTATTGGTTTCAATTGTTCCGCTTTGCAGAGACCGCCAAGCATCATCCACCTCAAATGGTTCGCTTCCTATGGTTTTGCAATGATTACTTAAATAGTGACTTGCCAATGCAGTACCAGCAAGTAAACCACCACCGCCTACCGGAGTTAAGATATAATCTAGATCTGTATGCTTTTTTAATAATTCAAAAGCTGCAGTGCCTTGTCCTAAAATTACATTCAAATCATTTGACGGATGAATAAAAGTAGCTCCTTTTTCTGTTTGAATGCGATTTGCTTCTTCTTCACGAGCGGCTAGCGTTGGTTGTGATTCGGTAATGATACCACCATATTGTTTTACAGCATCTTTTTTTACTTGAGGAGCGTTTGAAGGCATCACGATGTAGGCTTTTACACCTAAGTTTTTTGCAGCTAGTGAAAGAGCTTGAGCAAAATTCCCGGAGGAATGTGTTACCACTCCGTTCTTTTTTTGAATTTCAGATAATTGTTGAATGGCGTTAATGGCTCCGCGCATTTTAAAAGCTCCCATTTTCTGAAAATTTTCACACTTAAAGTAAAGCTTTGCCTGTGCCATTTCGTCTAGTAAGGATGACGTAAGCACGGGAGTTTGATGCACATGAGGTTTTACTCGATTGTATGATGAAACAACAGCTTCTTTTGAAGGAACCATAGAAGAGTATTTTTCTGAAAAAGGAAAAGTAGTACATTTTTTTCAGAAAGTAATAGTGTTTTTATGATAAACTACCCTGGTAAATGGATTCCGCATTCACGATTTTCAAGGGCTTTTACAGGGTCATAATAATCAAACTCAACTGGTAAGTTATGATTTTTTAAATAATCTAACATTTGAGAATCATCAAAATGATAAAAAGGGCAAACTTTTAAAACTCCATCTTCAGTAAAACTCAATATATCAATCGAGTCTCTATAGTCTGTTTGTCTTTTTCTGAGGTTTGTAAACCACACATCTGGTTTGTATTTACGTAACGCTTTTTTAAAAGGTTTTAACTTGACAAGTTCTGAAAAAGATTCGTGCTTTGGATTATCAATTGTAGGTTCACCTAAGGTATTTTTTATAAAAGCTGTGGTATACTCTGGAGTAAATATTTCAATATTTAACTGCAATCCACCTATCAAATCATTTGCATGAGTATACGTAGCTTGAGTGTTAAACCCTGTGTCACACCAAACAACAGGCATGTTCTTATCTTGCTTTGTCACGGCATATAATAATGCTGCAGAATACGGCCCAAAACTAGTTGTAAGCCAAGGATTTTTAGCAAGTTGTAAAGCAAACTTTATGATATCTGCTGGTTGCTCGTAGCGTAAACTTTTATTAAAAAGATGGATATTATTTGAAGATACAGTACTCATAATCTTATTACCCTATGGGATTAGTAGAGTTTACAAAACTACTATTTTATGATACAATAAAACAAGTTATTAGCTTTTAATTATGATATCCTCTAGTGTTGTGTTTTCTAGTATGTTAAGTGTATTATCACGCACTTGAATCATAAGTTTATGAACCGAACATACAGATTCATCAGGGCAGTCTTCGCATTTTTCATAAAAGTTAAGACTTACACAAGGGACCATTGCGATAGGTCCTTCTAAAATTCTATATATTTCAGCTACTCGTATTTCGTGTGCTTCCTTTAATAGATAATAACCACCGCCTTTACCTTTTTTGGAACCTAAAAAACCAGCTTTTCTTAAATTAAGCAAGATACTTTCCAAAAACTTCTGAGAAATATTCTCTGAATCTGCAATGACTGAAATTTGTACAGGATCATCTTCCTCCCTTTTGGCAAGAAAAGTAAGTGCTTTTAGTCCATATTTGGTTTTTCTTGATAACATTTTTGAAACAATAAAAACAAATTAGTGTTTAAAAAAAATTAAAAGTATTCAAAGTTTTACAAACAGAAATAAGATACTTTCAAAAATTTAATAAAAGTTCACACTTCTTATTATACAATCTTTTTATTGTTTAACACTACACTATACGTAATATCAACATTACCTTCAAGAGTAATTGAAACAGAACAATATTTTTCAAAACTTAAAGCCGCCGCTCGTTTTGCTTTTTCTTCATCAATATTTCCTTTTAAATAGATTGTAGTATGTATGGCTTTAAAAGGCTTTGCGCTTTTTGTTTCTTTGCGGTCACCTTCAACTTCTATTTCATATGATTCTATCTCTTGTTTTTGTTTTTTAAGAATCATAATAATATCAATGGCACTGCAGCCTCCTACTCCCATTAATAGTAATTCCATCGGGCTAGAGCCTTTTACTACATCGCTTGTTTTATTATCGATATGAACCGGAACACCTGAGGCGCCTTTGGCTTCAAAATGATACTTGTCATCTATTCTATTTAAAGTAACTTTCATCTGTATAAAATTTGTGGTTTTGTAAATGGATTTATAAAATGCTTGTTAAATACAGGAAGCATTTTACTGTAAAATTAGAGTTTTTTTAAAACTTCCTACTTTTAAGATTCTAGTTTTAATGTGTATCTTTGCTTATCAAAAGAGGAAAGATTTGACTGATTGCAACCTCTACTCAACAATTCTAAAAATGTTGAGGCCCTGTTAAAATGGGTTAAAAATGCTAAAGGCAGTGTAAACTCCCTTCGACGCTTTCGTCAAATCTTCAAAATATAAACTAAAAAGACCTTTATGGCATATTTATTTACTTCAGAAAGTGTTTCTGAAGGACACCCCGATAAAGTTGCAGACCAAATAAGCGATGCATTATTAGATCATTTTTTAGCATTTGACCCAGATTCTAAAGTGGCTTGTGAGACACTAGTAACAACAGGTCAAGTAGTTCTTGCAGGAGAAGTTAAAAGCGACACCTACCTTGACGTACAACACATTGCAAGAGATGTTATAAACAAAATTGGTTACACAAAAGGAGCCTATCAATTTAGCGGGGATTCTTGCGGTGTCATATCTTTAATTCACGAACAATCACAAGATATTAATCAAGGTGTAGATCGTGACAATAAAGAAGAGCAAGGTGCCGGTGACCAAGGGATGATGTTTGGTTATGCTACAAATGAAACTGAGCATTATATGCCCTTAGCACTTGAAATTTCACATACCATCTTGATTGAATTGGCAAAATTACGCCGTGATGGAACCGAAATTCCATATTTACGTCCTGATTCAAAAAGCCAAGTAACAATTGAGTATAGTGATGACAATGTTCCGCAAAAAATAGTCTCTATCGTGTTATCAACTCAGCATGATGATTTTGATGAAGATGAAAAAATGCTGAGCAAAATTAAAAAAGACATTAAGGAAATTTTGATGCCAAAGGTACAAGCAAAACTACCTGAGTATGTTCAAAAATTATTTAATAACGATATTACATACCACATTAACCCAACTGGAAAGTTTGTAATTGGGGGTCCTCACGGTGATACGGGATTGACAGGAAGAAAAATTATAGTTGATACTTACGGCGGAAAAGGAGCTCACGGCGGTGGTGCTTTTAGCGGTAAAGATCCTAGTAAAGTAGATAGAAGTGCCGCATATGCAGCGCGACATATTGCAAAAAACTTGGTAGCTGCCGAAGTTGCAGACGAGGTTTTAGTTCAAGTAAGTTATGCCATTGGTGTAGTAGAACCCACATCAATTTTGGTCAACACCCACGGAACTTCAAAAATAGATTTAACAGATGGCGAAATAGCCAAAAAAGTAGCTGAAATTTTTGATATGCGTCCAGCAGCTATTGAAAAGAGGTTAAAACTACGCAATCCTATTTATGTAGAAACAGCTGCTTATGGTCACATGGGACGTATTCCTGAAACAGTGACAAAGATTTTTGAAAGCCCATATAAAGGAACAATTACAAAAGAAGTAGAGCTTTTTACTTGGGAAAAATTAGACTATGTAGATAAAGTAAAACAAGCATTTAATATTTAATCACTTCACTTTTTAAACCTTCAAAAAACCATTCTTATCAAGAATGGTTTTTTTTATATTTATACAAACCTTTTAAAAATGAAACCAACTACTACGCTTCTGTTTTATATTACAGTTATTTTTAGCTTTTTTATTACAAATAGTAATGCTCAAAATGATAATACTACACTTTGGACAAGCTATGATGAAACTCAAGAAATAAAAACGCAACAAGAACACGCAAATCCACGAATGCGATTTAAATTGATACAGTCTAAATTTTTAGACAAAAATGAAGTATTTCAAAAACTAGCTTCAGACGTATCAAAGTTTTCTGAAAAAAGATACAATCAATTAAAACCTCTTGTACTTGAGAAAGATATACCTAGCATTCAGAAAGCAATTTCAGAAGGCAAATTAACTTATGAAGAACTCACTCTTTTCTATCTAAGTCGCATTTTTAACTATGAACTTGACAAAGACAAAACGTTACATACTATTATAGCGCTTAATCCAAATATTCTAGAACAAGCCAAAGAAAAAGATAAAAACAAATCTTTACGCGATCATTTAATCTACGGCATGCCAATATTGCTAAAAGACAATATTAATACCGCCAACCTAAAAACCACTGCCGGGGCCAAAGTACTTGAAGACAACCAGCCTTCTACAGATGCATTTATTGTTTCACAACTCAAGAAGAGAGGTGCTTCAATTTTAGGGAAAGTAAACTTAAGTGAATGGGCGTATTATTTTTGTCAAGGTTGTCCCTTAGGATATAGTGCAGTTGGCGGCCAAACTTTAAATCCCTACGGAAGAAAACAATTTGAAACCGGTGGTAGCAGCTCTGGAAGTGGTACGGCTACTGCAGCAAACTATGCAGTTGCAGCAGTTGGAACTGAAACTGCAGGTTCAATTATTTCTCCTTCGGCACAAAACTCACTGGTCGGGTTAAAACCAACGGTTGGAGTATTGAGCAGAACCGGTATTATTCCTATTTCGCATACATTGGACACACCAGGTCCAATGACAAAAAACATTATTGACAATGCTATTTTACTAGATGCAATGACCGGTAAAGATGAAACAGATATAAAAAGCGTTAGTACTTCAGAAAAGTATATTGAAGCCGTAAAAAACACTTCAATAAAAGGAAAACGATTGGGAGTTATAAAAAGTTTGCTTTCAGATTCAATATATGCCGCAACAGTGTCTAAATTAAAAAATAACGGTGCTGAAATTATTGAATACACGCCTCAAGAAACTCCTTTAAATGGTTTTTTAAACTTACTAAACCTCGAAATGAAACAGGATTTACCAGCGTATTTGAAAGTTCACGCTTCAAAAAATATATCAGTTTCAAACCTTAATGAAGTTATGGCTTTTAACAAGAAGGACAGTTTGCAGTACATGCCTTATAATCAAGGTATTTTTGATGCTATTATAGCAGATACTACTTCTCAAAAAAACTTTGAAAAAATAAAAGCAGCTTTAAAGCAAAGTGGAAATTCTTTTTTTCAGAAACCGATAAAAGAGTATCAACTAGACGCTATTTTATCCATAAACAATTATCATAGTGCACATGCTGCAGTTGCAATTCATCCTTGTTTAACAATCCCTATGGGGTATAAAAAAAATGGAGAACCTATAGGGATAACCCTTATTGCCTCTCCATTTTCTGAAATACATTTATATAAAATGGGCAGTGCTATTGAAAGTGTTTTAAATAGCAGAAAACTACCAACTGACTATACCGATTAATTAGCTGCATCAATTGCCAAATTATTTAAAGCACTTTTAATTTGCTGTAGGGTATCTTCATTTCCGTTAATTCCGTGTCTCTCTTGGAAAAAATCCGGATCGTTATATGAGATGTTTACGGTACCATCTTCTTTTTCCCAAACTAGCATTTTTTGTGGTAAATCAATTGCTGTAGTTTGAGACTTCTTCATTAAAGGAGTCCCTAGTTCGGGGTTGCCAAAAAGTATTATGCGAGTAGGATTTAAGTCTAGATCTACAGTTTGTGCATTTGCTTGATGATCTAGTTCTGCAACTCGTGTTAAATTTGAATTGTCTACAATTGCATTTCGTAAGTTTGTGTACGTAGTATTAAAATCATTATTACTCACAATTGTAATGATGCCGTCTTTATTCGTAATTCCTGTGCTAGAGTTTTCGGCAACAGAAGCGTTTGTTGCGTCTTCGGCAAAATTAGCAAGTGCCATTTTTATTTGTTGCAATGTTGAGGCCCCTCCCACTCCTGAGTGTCTCGCAGCCAAATATTCGGTGCCGTTATATGAAACAAACACGTTCTTATTTTTGTCTTCATACACTAGCATTTTTTGTGGTAAGTCTAAGCCGGCTAGTTGATTTTCTTGCATTAATGGAGTTCCTAATGCAGGATTTCCAAAGAAAATAACACGTGTATTGCGCAGTTCTTGATTTATACTTTGCGCGTTTGCAGTATGGTTTACTTCAGCAATTATAGAAATGTTACTAATGGATTGTATTTCGGCACGAAGTGTATTATACGTTGTGGTAAAATCTGACTCACTTACCGAATAAGCTAATCCTGGTGTTTGAGGATTGTTGATTACTGAATTACTATCATCATCATTACTGCAAGAGCTTAAAACTGCAGCCATTAATAGAAATACAAGGTTTTTCATAGTTACGTTTTTGTTATTTGAGGTTAAGTATACAAAATTGAATTTTCTTGTAAAATACATTTAAGCATTCTTAACAAGAAAGTATGAATACCTTGTTAACGCTGAGTTAATAAGTTTATTTGAAAATTTTAAATGATATTGTGTCGCTTGGCTTTTTGAACAGCTTCTATCTTGCTATGAACTTGAAGCTTTTTATAGCTATTCTCTATGTGTTTACGCACCGTGCTAGGAGACAAAAAAAGATTATCTGCAATAGCAGTGTAACTTAGTCCTTTACTCAATTGTTCTAGCACTTCAATTTCTCGTTTTGATAGTGAAATTTCTTCTTTATCTTGAAGGTTGTCAATATCTATAGGATTGCGAAGTAGTTTTAAGGTTTTTAATGCTATAGAAGGATTCATAGCTGCTCCTCCGCTTAGAGTTTCCTGAATGCCTTTGTAAAGTTCTTCAGGGTTTATTTCTTTTAATAAATAACCATCTGCTCCAGCTTTAATGGCATTAAAAATATGCTCATCATTATCAAAAGCTGTAAGCATAATAATTTTAATCTGTGGATATTTTTGTTTAACCATTTGAGTGGTTTCTATACCGTTTAAAACAGGCATTTCAATATCCATTAATATTAAATCTATATTATGGTTTTCTTCGAGCCGAGTGAGCAATTCACTTCCGTTAAGTGAGGTGTGTTTAACTTCTACGTTATCAAAAAAAGAAAGCTTTTCAATAACAGCATTAATTAAAAACGAATTATCATCAACAATAGAAACTTTTATTTTCATCTTTTGGTTAGTTGTACTAAAGATACTGAAAAGTATGTAATTATTTACCAAAAAGAAATACGGCAGTTGACGTATTAGCATAAAAAAACCTTCAAACAGAATTTTTAATTTTCCGTTTGAAGGTTGCAATAAAATAATCGCTTGGGTAAGCTATAATTTTTCTCTTCTTCTTTACTTGATTACTTTTTTTACAAGCGTTCCGTTTTTAGTAATCATTTTTACCAAATAGATACCGCTAGAAAAAGGCGCAAAGTTAATTTGATTTGTGTTTGAGTATTCAGCAATAAGCTTTCCTCCTATTGAGTATACTTGAATATCAAGAATTGTTTCTTTTGAATCTATAAACAAACGATCGTTTACAGGATTTGGGTAAATTTCTATTTCTGAAATATTATTTTCTCCAACAGATAATGGCTCTGATGTAAAACGAACATTATCTAAGCGTAGCGCTGAAGATTCAATCACAACCGGTGTTACATTCCCAAATCCAAAATAGTATGTTCCAGTTTCAGAAGCAACAAATTCAGATGTGTACTCAACATAATCACCGCTAGAAATAACGTGGCTGTTTAACTCTTCAATATTTGAATCTTTATTAGGTGCTGTTGCTGCTGCTACTTTTAAAATTGCATCGTCTGCTCCTTCAGTTCCTAGTTGAGAGTAGTATTTAATTTCTACTTTTTCACCTGCGCTTACTTTTATTGGGTATGAGTAAATCCAATCATCTTTTGCTGTTGAAGTACTAGTATTGTTAAAAATATAGCCTTCTCCATTTTGTGCTCCTTCACCGCTACCGTTGATCCACGTGTTTGATGACCATCCATCAGAATCATACTCACCATAGTTTTCTACGGTATATTCAAAATCATATGAATATGGAGGAAGAGCTGCTGTCCATATTGAGGTAGGAGTTGCCCAACCTGAACCACAGTCATCATTTTTTAAGAAAAATTGATATCTCGTCCCTGGGGTTAAATCTGTATATGTTTTGGTTAATTCGGTTTGGGTACCAGTAGATGTAACAGACTCTGTAAAAGTTGTAAGTCCTGTATCATAGGTTGTAATATCTGGAGTAGCTGTCCAGGTTACTGTAAAGCTATCTTCGGTCACATCACTACTTGTAACTCCAGTTATGTCTGGTAAAACACAATTGGCAGATTCACTTATATATAAATCATCAAGTGCTAAGTATAAACCGTCATTGGTAATGTTTACAAAAGCCAAATAAATTGTTTGCCCTTTGTAATCAGATAAATCTAGCGTTCTTGAATTGTAATCAAAAGGTTGTTCTCCTTCAACGCTTAAAGCAACGTCTGTAAAGTCTGCCATCTCATTACCTGTAGTTGAAACTCTTACATCATAGTGTTCTAATAATTGAACATCATATGATTTTGCTTTCCAATACAGTGTTGGCTCTCCAGAGTTTGGAATTTCTATGGCCGGTGTAATTAGCCAATCATCAGACTGACCTGCTGGATCATACCAAGAAGTACTAAATGCTATTTTATTATCATAAGCATCAAAAAACTGTATCCATGCTTCTGTATTAAAATCTAGAACCGGTGCGTATGAAGGGACCGATAACCCATCGTTGTTAATTGTTGTGTATTCAGATAAGGGAGTTCCATTGTTGTTTTCAAAACCAGAACTAAAAATCTGAGCGTTGGCATTGAAAATTAACATCATGGCAAATAAAAGCGTAATAGTGTTTTTCATTTTCGTTTTTTTGAGTTAAAAATTTCCATTCTTCTCAAAACTACCTATAAACTTGAAGGCTTTAAATAGCGAAAATCACTTTAACTATTACTATTAAAGGGTTACGGTTTATTTGCTAAAAATCATTATTAAATAAAACGATTTAACAAAAAGTACGGTTTATAATTCAATACAAAGAAGTGCTTATTTCTTGTAAAGAATGCTACCGAGGTTTTAGCTCCAAAATAATTTGAGTTCCTTTACTTTCTTCTGAAATAACATTAATAGTTCCTTTTAATTCTTGAGCACGTTTTTTCATATTATTAAGACCATTTCCGCGTTTAATCTCATTGATATTAAACCCTTTTCCATTATCTGAAATAGTTATAATAAACTTCTCGTTTTCTTCAGAAATATAAACTGAAATCTTTGAAGCCTCGGCATATTTAAGTGCATTATTTACAGCTTCTTGAATAATGCGATATATATTCATTCCCACCACCGAACTCATAGTGTAATCTGCTGAAATAGTATCTGACACATTATATGAAAAGACAATATTACTTGAAGCGTCATTTGCTTTATTAATAAAATTGGTAATGCGCGCTTGTAGATCTTCAAAAGTGATGGACTCTTTGTTCATTGCCCAAATAGTATCCCTCAATTCATAAATGGTTTGTGAGGTAAAGGCACTGATGTTGGTCAATTTTTCCTTGGTTGATGAGGAAGCGTTTTTAATTCCGTATTTTAAGTTGTCTATTGACGAAATAATAAAAGTAAGTTGTGCGCCAATATTATCATGCAAGTCACGTGAAATACGCAACCGCTGTTCTTGCAATTTGTTTTGCGTTTCAATTTTAGCAAGTGCAGTTTTTAATTCACTTTCTTTTTTTAACTGTCTGTTTTTAAGTTTTTGTTGGTTGTAAAATAAATAACCTAATAATCCTAATAGAAAAGCCAATCCCAGACTTCCGTAGATGAGGGTGTTTTTTTGTTTTAACTCTAGCTTTTGTTCGGCTAATTCTTTTTCCTTTTTTTCGGTTTCAAACTCAACAGAAAGTTCGGCGATTTTTTTCTGAACCTCTGTATTATGAATGCTATCTTTTACGGCAAGGTATTTTTCAAAATAAAACAATGCCGAGTCTGTTTTATTTTGACTTTTATAAATATCTGAAAGCGTTTTATAATTGTATTGTGTAAGGTTACGATATTGCTTTTTTATTGAAATAGGAAGTGACTTTTGTATGTTTTTAATGGCTTCAGCATACTTTTTTTCAGCTTGAAAAACTTCACCTATTTGGGTATAATTTTCTGCAACACCTATTGAGTCCTGCATCTTTAGCCGAGCTTGAAGGGATTTATTAAAAAAATCTTTTGACTCCTCATACCGTTTTTGCCTACCGTAAAC harbors:
- a CDS encoding sensor histidine kinase, producing MKKILRVIFLITSVAFSQNKSTIDSINKLYLQGLNISEDSIINLYKHNLANAQEISYEKGIAAAWGKLSLAFSYQGKYDKSTEYGLKAINLFEKIGLDDQVAYRYAEMGYSMKYTNMDKAEAYMQKGKAIAEAKQLDSVLKDIYNNYGVLKEIQTQYDSALYFYNKGLIIKEKQNDTIGIPYSISNIAGVYGRQKRYEESKDFFNKSLQARLKMQDSIGVAENYTQIGEVFQAEKKYAEAIKNIQKSLPISIKKQYRNLTQYNYKTLSDIYKSQNKTDSALFYFEKYLAVKDSIHNTEVQKKIAELSVEFETEKKEKELAEQKLELKQKNTLIYGSLGLAFLLGLLGYLFYNQQKLKNRQLKKESELKTALAKIETQNKLQEQRLRISRDLHDNIGAQLTFIISSIDNLKYGIKNASSSTKEKLTNISAFTSQTIYELRDTIWAMNKESITFEDLQARITNFINKANDASSNIVFSYNVSDTISADYTMSSVVGMNIYRIIQEAVNNALKYAEASKISVYISEENEKFIITISDNGKGFNINEIKRGNGLNNMKKRAQELKGTINVISEESKGTQIILELKPR